The Verrucomicrobiota bacterium DNA segment GCGCACCCTTATCTCGCTCGGCGTTGCTGATTCGATGACGATTTCGTTTCAGCTCGCCTTCTACGCCGGGATCGTGCTTGCGTTCCCTTTCCTGATCTATTTCGCAGGCAGTTTTGTGTTGCCGGCTTTAACCCCGCAGGAGAAGCAGGCTATGCTGCCCGCCGTTCTGGTCGGCTTCGGCCTGTTTGTCGCCGGGGTGGTCTTTGCCTATTTCTTCGTGTTGCCGCCCACGCTCCGGTTCTTTTTCCATGATGCCCAGTCGATGAATTGGACGCCGACGTGGAACGTGCGCTCTTACTTCTCTTTTGTGACGCAGGCGTGCGTCGGGTTCGGCATTGCCTTTGAACTGCCGGTGGTGGTCCTTGTCCTGGTCCGGCTTGGCATCGTTTCGGTCAGCCGTCTCCGCCGGACCCGGGCCTACGCGTTTCTGCTCATCTTTGTGGCCGCGGCATTTCTGGCCCCGACGCCGGATGCAGTCTCCATGGCGATGATGGGTGCGCCGATGTACCTGCTTTACGAGCTTTGCATTATCGTTGGCGGATTCGTCGAACGCAAACGTCTCCGGGAGCGCGCTCTGGTGAGTTAAATGCGGCCGTCGACTGGACAGTTGGCCAGTTGCGCTTAGGTTACGCGCTCCTCCGGACCCATGGCCAAGGTTTACATCAAGACGTACGGCTGCCAGATGAACGAGCGCGATTCCGAGCAGGTCGCGCA contains these protein-coding regions:
- the tatC gene encoding twin-arginine translocase subunit TatC encodes the protein MRLSNLFKFREGNDPGAVKPFLDHLEDLRWVLIKMGIALAVAMSVAFCFRIQLAHLLQRPLLALDPNLVRTLISLGVADSMTISFQLAFYAGIVLAFPFLIYFAGSFVLPALTPQEKQAMLPAVLVGFGLFVAGVVFAYFFVLPPTLRFFFHDAQSMNWTPTWNVRSYFSFVTQACVGFGIAFELPVVVLVLVRLGIVSVSRLRRTRAYAFLLIFVAAAFLAPTPDAVSMAMMGAPMYLLYELCIIVGGFVERKRLRERALVS